In Spea bombifrons isolate aSpeBom1 chromosome 5, aSpeBom1.2.pri, whole genome shotgun sequence, the sequence CAAACCCTAAAGTATccttaaaacatttcatttgaaaATGGCATGTTTGAGCACATTGAAAATTGAGTGGTAGGAGTGGGACTTCCCCGCCACAGAGTGGAGTTAGTGTGATGgaggtgttagtgtgagtgaatgtgccATACTGAGTGTAGGTGCTAGTGTATATGGATATACCTGCTAATATCTACCCATTCTGACCATACTGCAGCTATTGTGTAATTACATTCTTAACCCCAtcacgacaaagcccatacatgttcGGGGGTCACAATGCAACGCAttagtgacaaagcccgtacacaTACGGACTACCGTTATTTACCTGCATTGATCGTCCTCTGtggatcatgggaggaaagccctcctccaaaaaaaactaaaacagagCTTAAGAAGCGATGagcaatcgcttcctaagcataatcgGTGTTGCTCAGTAACTCCCTACCCCAATCACCTTGCAAGCGCATCAGTGAATGGCATTGCCGCCACAGAGGGTCTattcaaccatgcaggtcaatggagcccggctcactaatcacaatgtgattagtaaaataaaaaaataggtaatatataaaaataatcccccactgtcacaaaaaggtccaaatatatatttacacaaaaaagttttttttgagCAAGCCCTACAAATAGCGCTATGTGTTCACAAAAGttgttgcatggaaagagttaaaatattggcattttcaATGCCTATGGGGTGCATagtttttaaaaagtgtataatttgatggggtaaatccaATTGGCCGGCTTCTAAGATGTCACAAACATGGGACACTGGCACAGACCGACCAGATGTCCATGTGCCAAAAAATGCATACCTCACGAAAGTGgacttttacctcccaaataacccaacaaacccatgcatgaggggtatTGCTGTAACCAGgaaatgttactgaacacataatgAGGGGCTGTCTGACAGGGATATATACCAGGAGCagcaaattcatacctgaagtaaaatgcgtgtggggggggggaaaaaaacacatgagAAAACACTACAGCAAACTGtaacaaaggctgatggtaacATGTGtgaatggaaaaagttaaaataccattATTTGAAACTCCCAGGGgtgtacatttttcaaaaatagtttgatggggtaaactgaataGGTCaggttcaaagatatcccaaataggatatgtgggcagaagtttttttaacatgtcaaaattccaatttgaaaaacgcacacccaacaaacccatgcatatggggtaacactcaggagatgttgctgaacacatattggggtatttgacagtgacatatacaaggagcggtaaattcacaATGCATgcgaaataaaatacataaaaattagcACCATAAAGTCtggcaaaggctgatggtagaattagtgcatgtaaagggttaaaataccagcatttgaaacaccctggggtgtcttgtttttaaaatatggtttgatgggataaattgcattggccggcttccacatgaggcagaatgaccagatttctGGAAAAACGGTTTTGAagtagcaaaacgctacttgtaattattgcccaataagttgcaaaaaaaacaaaaacatttgggatttctaaactcagaacaTGATAATAtaagatatgataaaaatgagcaagccctgcttgtccttaaaaaaaaacaatatataatacgtgcgggtgcacaaaatgagaaagaagaaaattatagaTAAACagaaacactgaaaaatgttaagagtctttgtcccaaagtgtactacgagtaagaagcAGTCTTGTCTCTTCTTTAGAAAGGACAAGTTCCCAAACACAAAATTAACAAAGATTTGCAAGCATATTTTTGGGACTTTATAATCAGCACCCCTTAGTacctgggcaaaaaaaaaaccttgctttTGAAGCATAAATAACACCGATATTTGAAACCCTTTACGCATTTCGCCCTAAACTTCACCTCACCTCACTGTAAATGAATAAACGCCCCAACTAGGTGTGTAGTAAAGCGTGACAAGGGTTTTCATGGCAGCCAATCATCGGGAGCGTTACAACTTGCTTCCAACCGGACAGTATTTGAATAGCAGCGGCGCGAAAACCCTCACACAGCCCAAGGGGTATGCGCATGCGCCTCTATTCATAGAGCGTTGGTGAGGTGAACGTAAATTAAAACTACTTGGCACCAACGACATGGAGGGACAGGGAACAACGGGGGCTCCGTTCGACGAGGTTGCGAAAGTGGCCTCCGAGTGGGTGTTTGATTTCTTGTTCGCCGGCCTATGCTATTATTTTAAAGAGGATCGAACGGAGGATTTCCAAAGGACAGGGAAGGCGTTAGAAGGTAGTATAAAGCGGAATTCTCGGGACCGTTCATTCCGTTTTCAGGGTGCACCCTGCGGATAAAGGGCGCGTAGTAACATCTTACGCCAAGCATTCAGCGGATACGTTGCCATATGATTAGTGGGCGTGGATAGTGAAGTCAGGCGTAGCTTTCAGAGCACCACGCCTACTTAAGCCTTACGTCATCAGCGCTTTGGCAAAACAGTCATTATTTTACTTGATGTCACTTGACAGTGTAATATTCCGTTTTAATCCAAAACCGTCCATATTTCATTTCTTTGAGCAAATACTGAACTTCTCATGAAATTGTATCTTTAGCTATAAAATGTCAGTTGGGTATATGTGTGTCCTGTACTTCTCATGTGTCCCCTGTTAAGCACTGCAGAATGTGATGGTCCTGTGGTAATCATAAATAATACAGGTGAGATCTAGCTACCCTAATTGCAAGACAGCTATTCTGATCTTTTAATGTGTGAaccagctttaaccccttaaggaccaggctgtgttttattttttgtacacttTGTGACCTAGGCTGTTTTAGCACTTTTgcagtgcttgtgttcagctgtaatatTCTCCCcaccatttagtgaacccacacaatttatatattgtgacaagaAGAGCTTTttttcagatatatttttttgatcatatcatctaatttcctataaaaaattaaattatgatgaaaagttgaaaaaaaaacccttttctcacttttatttgaaaaatgttttatttatctaaaaagtctaattaaaaaataagctgctgaatagattataatatttttgtcctgagtttagaaatgcccaatgttttggggttttttgcttttttttctgcaagttatagggcaataagtacaattagcggtttgctatttcaaaaccatttttttccaattctggtcattctgccccatgtgctattttgggtatctttgaggtcctaatgcaatttaccccatcaaatcgtTTAATTTTGAAGACTATACACACCAagttatttgaaatgctggtattctTTGTCAAACGTTTTGGAAGTAATTAATTTTGCATTTGTTATCAcataaattgtacttcaggtatggatgtacagctcctggtatatgtcactgtcaaacatcaccccaatatgtgttcagtgatacccccatgcgtgggtttgtcaggttgtttgggaagtgcccattttttttaactcggaactttgacatctggtcctactgccccatgtcctaagtgggccatctttgaagccggctaattctgTTTACCCCATCAcaccatgtatttttgaaatatgGGGAGGGATAGTGGCAGCATCAGCACATAAGTTCCATTTGAGAGCATCCTTAACTGTGGGCATTAAACTTAAACTGTGGGCATTTAATATACTTTTCTATATGGTTCAAGGTGAAATCGGCTAAATAACTGTAACTTTAAAGGTAACCTCAGTCACAATGTAtctagtttgtttttattttttgaaggaccataGTTatgatttgattaaaaaaaaagctttgtgcTGTAGTGTTTCTTATAACCGAAAATAAAACTTAATTGTGGAGGCAGGTTATGAAAGGGTAATATCTCTCAAGCttgctggaaaataatgctCGTTCCTGATCTCTTTCCTTTGTGGAAGGTGCGTGTTTATAATAAGCTAGTATGTTGTGAAAACTCCCTTTGTTAGTTTGTCTTATAACAGCAGAAGTGTTTCATTTTGTGAGAATAGACCCAAATATTCTACAAAATCTGCATGTGAAAATTGTCTTGTCTTGTGATCACGTTATAtaactacttttttttgtatttacagtCATTCTTGAAGGTATGCCTGTTTTAGATCCAGATAGGAATAAGGCTGTATACATTGCACAGTTCCTTACATGTGTTTCAGAAGGAAAAAGTCTTGGTAAGCTCTTTATTTCATCACTGCAaatgtatgcactgtgattACAGCGTGTTTGCTACGACCcacgtatgttttttttttaatgggactGTATGGGATGTTACCAACCACAAACACttagattttatttactgtTAACTTGAAAACCTACCGAAACCTCCGTGACACTAACACACTTCAGCCACTTCTCTAATGCATCTCTACCTCCTCCTCTCCTGATGTTACCACAGCTCAGTATTACCATATGCTAGGCTCAATCCAAGATATGGTCTCGCCTGTAATTGTGCACCCTCAGCAATCTCATTCTGCACAGACCGTCTCCTCCAATGGTATACGGATACTGCTGAGCACCTATGGACGAGGTCTCGCTCGCCTGAAGACTTTGCACATTACAACATCCTCCTTAGTCCCGCAGCACCTTCCTCACCTTGCACACTGGCCATGAATTTGACGCCACCAGGGATAACATCCTCCCCCGTGGTGTCGTATGGTACCCCAGGGCTCGACaaaggtgtttgtcagcctcttacatcgggggcgctgttgctgctgtctgcccaggagtctgggcagaccagcacagccactccgaacCTGCCCCCGAGCCtgcgatcactcccacggagtgatcctgtaggctgaaaacgcggttgcaggaaaaccagcaatcgtctTTTCAGCTGCCAcgggcagcttcagggaagggggttgtgttgacccaacacccccgagctgcctgatcgctccatgagagcgacagtgcagcgttaaccccttcaatgccgcagttttaggggttaattcccgttttgtacggggctctgctgctggtggtctgcctggaagcccaggcagaccagcaacagcaaaaacgagcccccacaagccctttgatgacttctgtaggcatggaagtctacagcagtcatcaaagagactccccctgtaatggctggtctatagaccagcaattgcgtcccagcagccagaggcagcttcagggacaggggagagggttcttcggtctccacatgagtgtggagaccagccccaaccctcccctgctgcctgatcgctccatgagagcgacagtgcagcgttaaccccttcaatgccacaattgtgtatgacacattcgtggcattgcaggggttaacatttgtcaatacctattttgttaaatatcagtcaatgctgtgctccaatggaacatcagcattgaaagagtttaaaaaaaaaataaataaaatcaaaaaaataataataataaaaaaacagcactgacctgaaagtccagggtgcttccaggtcaaatgctgtgagtttagtaagtgggctggtgatcagatcactcctgaccaactgttagttttaaaaaaaatcctggctcctaacttttttaactggcgcctagattcacaacaaatttgtcaagccctgtggTACCCCTACCTCCCTCCTCGCCACAAGCCACCTTCAAACTCTCAGCATGACCATCTACAATCTGGTTTCTGTCCACAGCGTTCCAATGAGACCACACCTTGGACCTCACTGGTCTTTCATACAGTTCTATAAACTATACATTGGTTCAGCTTCTAATTTAAGTATTATCTGCTTTGTTTTCACATACAACAAAAACTACAGAAATATCTCATGTTATGGATTTGCTTCTTCAGAGCATTCCCAGGGAAATTGATGGAAGGGGACAATGTATATACAGATACACTGATAATTTTTTTACCCAAATGAAGTACAAGGAGATCTAAGCACAAGAGTTTTGTAATGAAAGTCTCTTATTTGAATAGATACCCAGTTTGAATTGGATGAAAGAGTCACACCTCTAGAATCAGCTGCAATGTTCTTAGATGAAATTGAAGAGGAGAAAgagaatttaaaaaatctgaTCAAAGATATCAAATGCATTGTGAAAGTTCAGGTGAGTTAACGTTTTGCCATCTCAGAATGTCTAGTAATGTTCACACTTCTGCTTTACCATAACTGTTTAATACCTTAGTTCAGTATCTTATATGTACTTTATCTGTGGACACGGTCGTGCCAGTAACGGTTTGTTTTGTGGCTGTAGGTATTTTTATGACAAATAACTTTAAAACTGCCGTATAGACCAACAGTGACAGTTCTACGTAAaatatcaaagaaaaatattttctgggtaactaaataataatgttactttttattgTCACTTgaacaaaatgtcatttttttcccttaggCAGTAGCAATTTGTATGGAAAAGGGAAGATTTAAGATGTCATCTGAGGTCCTTGACCGGTTATTTCCAGAATCAGAGTCTAACAAGGTGATTTTCTAGAATCTTGATACTTTTCAAGCAAATATAATGGTTGTTtgtcagtaaaaaataaaaatctgaatgTTCCATGTGTCTTTGTTTGAAGGCATAAGGCCAAATCTGGAATAAAAACTGTATATTTCCAATGTTGAAAGactatataaaatgttactaaTATACTAAGCAGAGATACTGGTTcgctaaaaacacaaaaagttaccaactttaatttgtattacataaaattaatttatttaaataaaatgtattaaatatacaaacaGCTTGTAGATTTTTCCAATTAGTGTAAATTGTTTTGATGTATTTGACTTTCAggatttctaaaaatataatttccattACAAAACCCTTGTGCTTAgatctctttatacttcatttgGGTAAACGAAGGGATTATTTTACCCAAAGAAAGAGGCCATATGTGGCAAACACGGCATAACTAGTATGTCCATTAATGCTTGCCCTGAAGTCATTGCCCTTTCTTCTCCCTTAGTGGCGCAGCCTGAACAAAATTGGCTTCTACAGAAagatttaaatgataaaaaggttttgtaccgtgtgAGCCgttgagaaaagtatagttaaactATACAGAAAGATTTATTAATTAGAAgactttaaattttttatttattttttggtagaTGTAAATATCCATAACATAACTTGATATGTGCTTATGTGCATTGAGTtatgtattaaaacattttacatgtatagTGTCTTCCAATGCAGAAATGAAACTGAATAGTAAGTTAACCATGTGTCTTGTAATTAACtttcttgtcttatattttagTATTTGAAAATGAAGTTGGCAATGATTGTTGGCAAGAAGGATCCATACCATGCGTTTCTGGAGAACTTCAGTTATACTAAAATGTTGACGAAGATCAAAGTGTACATTGAGCTTATACTGCAAGAAAGATCACCAGCTTTTCTGTTAAAGGTTCACCATACTGAAACATACATGGGGGGGAAATATATTGCTGGGTTTGCCCCAAACACTTCACTTAGTATACTTTTATTGagatttgtttaaccccttcatgacaaagcctgtacattgtttttaatggatttaaggacaacccattgtccttaaggggttaagggataTTTTACTTAATTCGGTACATTATCGTCCTGCCCTTGTGTCCCTTGCATCTCCAGTCCATTTTATGTATACTGAAATGCAGAATTGTGCCTAAACGAGACAAACTTTTATTGCTTCAATATGGGAAAATTAGTGTTTACTGATCAAGTCAGAGGTGTAAAAACCAGTaacatattttgctgttttgcaGGTGGCCACAAAAGTTGTAGCAGCAAAAGCAGAAAAGATGGTCGGAAACCAGACCGAAAAGAAAGATGCTAATTTGCTTAATAATGAAAGGTTGGTTAAATACTCTCAGGTGGGAAAAAATGTGGAACTACTTTAAGAAAAACAGTGTACagcaattttgtattttaatgtaaaaatttcttatttttctttttttacattaaacccAGCGTAATATCGTCGAAGTGAAAAGGTAAAAATATTGCATGCTTTGTTGTGTTTCTCCCCAGACTAAAAAGTGATGCAGTTTCACTTTCATCAGAAAGCACAGTGGGCTTTCACCAGATGACACAAACTACAGAAAGTACACGGTATGCGTACAGCTAGTtttaaatactatttattttaataaataaacaagcCAAGTGAAAATGCATTGCTGTATTTTTTACTCCGGAGTGAGCAAAGAAGCGTCCCTGAAAATGGAAGACAAACTATCCTTTTTAGTAAGACTTTATGGATGTCTTATACATATGgacaaaaacatatttgcaaCTTATCTTAAttttgtaccgtatttgctcaattataagacaaggtttttttcaaagcaaatgctctgaaaaataccccttgtcttataatcggggtcgtcttataatcagacctcaaataggtctgactatgagactaagatccagatccccgcagcgctgcaggggacctggatcctcctgtcttatgcccccccaacttaccggtgcttctgactccctgatgTGTAGTCAGGGCAGCGGGTAGATGTCGCAGCGGGtagcgtaggcaacttccgctgcagctggaagtaGGTgtcgttagcagcgggggttgtctgcgtccgtcgcgcagagAGAAGTCCCCGGGGAATCGCACAGATCttctccggctgtcagagaggagagttcctcagggaattctctctgacagccggaggcTGTATGCGCgaaagttgcctacgcgaatcccGTAGACATTTACACACTGCCCTGACGACGCACCGGTAAGTgaagggggggtgttaaatggggggcataaggcatttctgtaggcagagtgctctatgaaatgccttttaaccccccttaatgccactctgccttcagaaatgccttttaaccctctgtacaccactctgcctcctgaaatgccttatacctccctatatgccactcttccaaataaaatgccttttaaccccctaaatgccagaggggcatataggggtataaggcatttctggaggcagagtggcacatagggggtcataggcatatcatgggacacagtggcatttagagggttaaaaggcatatcatggggtacagtggcatatgaggggtataaggtatttctggggcagagtggcaagcctgggggcagatgtgcataactggagggcaggttggagaataaaaggaaataaaaacaaaaaatatatatttttctcaatcatagcttttttttaaaaaaaaaatagtttacatgaattaacatttactggtaaaacttttttcctatagggtcatcttatattcaggctttttcttttttttcctaaattaatattcagattttggggggtcatcttataatcagggttgtcttataattgagcaaatacggcatTTTTCTACAGTTCAAATAAGAGTAGCTTGGAAAATGGATCTAGAAATGTGtaatacgcacacacacacacacgccaagGAGGAAATGCAGCAACCTTAGCAACCTATTGATATCTCTACTTTTACAACTTTACACCAGAATTGTAAATATGCTGCCCTTGTTAATTCTGAGTTGGTTTTCCTTTACGTTTTTTGTCACAGTGCTGTGGAAGTTTAATGCAGACCCCGCTGTTACTTTAATCCTGGTGGGTTTGCTCTCTTCTTTATATTGATGGTGTTAgtgtttattcttttattattgttatttaattgtctCTGTGATACATGAATCAATGGGGAAGAGCTTTTATCCCCCTCAATGTCAGCATGGGCAACTGAAACCCACTTGATCCTTGTGTAGGCTTATATGCATCTAGCCTGGAGAGaattaaagaatatatttagtgAATACAGTCATAAAGATgatggttaattttttttcatgttcattTATCTTTTACAAAGTGAAGACGATAGTCCTTCAAGTACAAATGCACGTTCAGCTGTGCAGGAGCATATGTCGGACATCAATCAGTAAGTTTACATATGATTTATACTGTGAAACAATACATAATTGTagaagtgtgtgtatatcttTACTAGAACGTTTTATGTCGCTCTGCTTTGTATACAGTGCAAGGGCTTTTTCCAGCTGCTGACTGGTAAGCCTTGCAGCATGCAGTCTGTTTTTTCTAGAATTGTTTGCATAGATACGTGAGCAGAAAACAAAAACCGCTACCGAATCATTCCAGCTGTGGTGTGCATGAAGATCCTTAGCGTTTTAACCAGGTATAAATTAATAGTTGGTTGGCAAACTTCGCTCAGAACGTCAACCACATACCCATCCATGGTGGCACTCATTCCTCCTCCTTGGAagcaattgcaaaaaaaaatacatacttttgAATGTAAATGGCAAACTCCTGACTAAATGTAAATGACTACACACATACAGAAATGCCATACGCTAATCTAACATGGCTTCTGCCATATTGTGCTTTCTGTTATTTATACATAACCTCCACCACGTGTTAAGAATCCTTGCTGGTTGGATTATGTCTTGTTCATCAGTTATTGACAGGGAATCAAAGCCTTCTCTGTGTATTAAAGGCAAGGGAGGATCACAAATCCATAGCTGGCTAGACATAATCGTTACCGATCCTTAGAGCATTGTGATGAGTTAGAGATCAAGAAGGCGAGCATTGGCCATAGATGGATACGTTTCTCTTTGTGCTAATTTCTTGAAGTCCTAACAAAATGTCACATTCCTCTGTTGTGAAATATGTGACTCCTACAACATTCATTCCTGCCTCTGTCACCAGGCATGAAGGCAATCAAGAGACTTTATACATGAAACTATTCTTTTACAGACAAAGTTCAGATGCATCGGATATTTGTTCtccactgatttatttatataggtatcttaaatatattttttatattttttttttccttgtgaaGCAACGAAATAGCAGTAGACGGCAATACAGAAGAAGCAAAAGTGGATGCAAACGCATGTAGCGAAaggtaaaaataatgtgttttgttaCCTGTAGTACGTGTACCTGCAGAAATAACAGgctggcttttttttcccctttaatttTCAGATGTCAAAGACGTTTGTTCTCTTTTGAGCTGCAAACGCCGTGGGAGCCAGATAAACAAACTACAGGCAATACGTTAATAGGCCGC encodes:
- the TERF1 gene encoding telomeric repeat-binding factor 1, translated to MEGQGTTGAPFDEVAKVASEWVFDFLFAGLCYYFKEDRTEDFQRTGKALEVILEGMPVLDPDRNKAVYIAQFLTCVSEGKSLDTQFELDERVTPLESAAMFLDEIEEEKENLKNLIKDIKCIVKVQAVAICMEKGRFKMSSEVLDRLFPESESNKYLKMKLAMIVGKKDPYHAFLENFSYTKMLTKIKVYIELILQERSPAFLLKVATKVVAAKAEKMVGNQTEKKDANLLNNERLKSDAVSLSSESTVGFHQMTQTTESTREDDSPSSTNARSAVQEHMSDINHNEIAVDGNTEEAKVDANACSERCQRRLFSFELQTPWEPDKQTTGNTLIGRVKLGKRNRENQETLKSVKTGLSPVSAAPKKRQHWTWEEDELLKKGVKKYGVGNWRKILVHFEFNNRTGVMLKDRWRTMKKLNIVGSENELV